In one Mycobacteroides chelonae genomic region, the following are encoded:
- a CDS encoding FAD-binding oxidoreductase gives MMEWDAWGVAEKRQTLSPQVKTLLASALGIPERDPVSRDESTVTLSPGSLTHEQLTALSDLLGTEHVRTDHGARLRHSGGKSTPDLLRRRSTGVQEAPDAIVYPASHDEVSALLTLCGEQAIAVVPFGGGTSVVGGLDPERGEFTAVIAVDLGRMSGLVSLDEESGTAVLLPGTTGPKAEELLGAKGFSLGHFPQSFRFASIGGFAATRSSGQASSGYGRFDAMVDAVRIATPRGDLELGRAPASAAGPDLRQLFLGSEGALGIITEVTVRVHRLPEETWYQGWSFPSFDAGAQALRTLVQSDAAPTVLRLSDEAESGLNLALAKDIGGKNPAAGVLAITTVEGTPGHVAARSAEVAAVLSAAGGTALGDEPGKAWDHGRFDAPYLRDALIDAGAVVETLETATSWRNLATLRMAVTTALSETLGAQGTPPLVLCHISHTYRTGASLYFTVVCAAAEDPMTQWGKAKKAAGDAIVAAGGTITHHHAVGRDHQPWLVDEVGELGIEILQAVKRTVDPRGILNPGKLIPVSE, from the coding sequence ATGATGGAGTGGGACGCCTGGGGCGTGGCCGAAAAACGACAGACTCTCTCACCTCAGGTGAAGACGCTCTTGGCGTCTGCGCTGGGCATTCCCGAACGGGATCCGGTCAGTCGCGACGAATCGACCGTCACCCTGTCCCCCGGCTCTCTCACCCACGAGCAGTTGACCGCCCTGTCGGATCTGCTCGGCACTGAGCATGTGCGCACCGATCACGGTGCCCGGCTGCGACACTCGGGCGGCAAGAGCACCCCGGACCTGCTGCGCCGGCGCTCCACCGGCGTCCAGGAGGCGCCCGACGCCATCGTCTACCCGGCATCGCATGACGAGGTGTCCGCACTCCTCACGCTGTGCGGTGAGCAGGCCATCGCGGTCGTACCGTTCGGCGGCGGCACCAGCGTCGTCGGCGGGCTGGACCCCGAGCGCGGCGAATTCACCGCAGTCATCGCGGTGGACCTTGGGCGGATGTCCGGCCTGGTCTCCCTTGACGAGGAATCCGGAACGGCCGTGCTACTGCCCGGAACGACCGGGCCCAAGGCCGAAGAACTCCTTGGCGCCAAAGGCTTTTCGCTCGGACACTTTCCGCAGAGCTTCCGGTTCGCGAGCATCGGCGGTTTTGCCGCCACCCGCTCCTCCGGGCAGGCCTCCAGCGGATACGGGCGCTTCGACGCGATGGTGGATGCGGTCCGGATCGCCACCCCGCGCGGAGATCTGGAGCTGGGCAGGGCGCCCGCGTCGGCAGCCGGACCCGACCTACGGCAGCTCTTCCTGGGATCGGAAGGAGCCCTCGGCATCATCACCGAGGTGACGGTGCGCGTGCACCGGCTCCCCGAGGAAACCTGGTACCAGGGCTGGTCCTTCCCCTCCTTCGATGCCGGGGCCCAGGCGCTGCGCACACTGGTCCAGTCCGATGCCGCACCCACCGTGCTGCGGCTGTCCGATGAAGCCGAAAGCGGACTCAATCTCGCACTGGCCAAAGACATCGGCGGGAAGAACCCTGCCGCCGGAGTGCTGGCGATCACCACGGTCGAGGGCACCCCGGGGCATGTCGCCGCCCGCTCGGCCGAAGTGGCGGCCGTTCTCAGCGCCGCCGGTGGCACCGCCCTCGGCGACGAGCCCGGCAAGGCTTGGGATCACGGCCGTTTCGATGCACCGTACCTGCGCGATGCCCTCATCGACGCCGGCGCGGTGGTGGAGACGTTGGAGACCGCGACCTCATGGCGCAACCTCGCCACCCTGCGTATGGCGGTCACCACTGCACTCTCTGAAACACTGGGCGCCCAAGGCACCCCGCCATTGGTGTTGTGCCATATCTCGCACACCTATCGCACCGGTGCCTCGCTCTACTTCACCGTGGTGTGCGCGGCCGCCGAGGATCCGATGACCCAATGGGGCAAGGCGAAGAAGGCCGCGGGTGACGCCATCGTCGCCGCGGGTGGCACCATCACCCACCATCACGCGGTAGGGCGCGATCATCAGCCGTGGCTTGTCGATGAGGTCGGCGAGCTCGGCATCGAGATACTGCAGGCGGTGAAGCGAACCGTCGATCCGCGGGGAATTCTCAACCCCGGCAAGCTAATTCCTGTCAGCGAGTAA
- a CDS encoding diacylglycerol kinase, which produces MTHLTVLTNPAAGHGAAQAAEAAIAHLRARGLTVTHHAASSASESHALAQEAARTGARGIVAAGGDGLVSIALQAVASTPVALGVIPIGTGNDCARMLDIPLGDPVAAADVIASGNTRVIDCGRVQYNGHTTWFATVVASGFDSLVNDRANRMSWPRGRRRYDIAMALEAAKLRPLLFRIELDDQVIETDVTLVAVGNGTSYGGGMRICPNAILDDGLLDVTVVAAGGRLRLLRLSPTVYKGTHVDLPEVSTFRSRRVRLSAADITAYADGDPVAPLPIDIDVVPGALTVFA; this is translated from the coding sequence ATGACCCACCTCACCGTCCTGACGAATCCGGCAGCCGGTCACGGCGCAGCGCAGGCAGCCGAGGCTGCCATCGCGCATCTGCGAGCGCGTGGGCTGACGGTGACGCATCACGCCGCGTCATCGGCGTCGGAATCGCACGCACTGGCCCAGGAAGCCGCCCGCACGGGCGCCCGCGGGATCGTCGCCGCGGGCGGAGACGGTCTGGTGAGCATCGCGCTGCAGGCGGTCGCGTCCACCCCGGTAGCGCTGGGCGTCATCCCCATCGGTACCGGAAATGATTGCGCCCGCATGCTGGACATCCCGCTCGGCGACCCGGTTGCCGCCGCCGACGTGATCGCGTCCGGAAACACCCGGGTGATCGACTGCGGGCGCGTGCAATACAACGGACACACAACTTGGTTTGCCACCGTGGTGGCATCGGGATTCGACTCGTTGGTCAATGATCGGGCCAACCGGATGAGCTGGCCCCGTGGCCGGCGCCGGTATGACATCGCCATGGCGTTGGAAGCGGCGAAGCTGCGGCCGCTACTGTTCCGCATCGAATTGGATGACCAGGTGATCGAGACCGATGTCACCCTGGTCGCGGTCGGAAACGGAACCTCGTATGGCGGCGGAATGCGCATCTGCCCCAATGCCATTCTGGACGACGGGTTGCTGGATGTGACCGTGGTGGCCGCAGGCGGACGGCTGCGCCTGCTGCGGCTCTCCCCCACGGTCTACAAGGGCACCCATGTCGATCTGCCCGAGGTCAGCACCTTCCGGTCGCGGCGTGTCCGGCTGTCCGCCGCCGATATCACCGCCTATGCCGACGGCGATCCGGTGGCGCCCCTGCCGATCGATATCGATGTCGTTCCCGGAGCCCTGACCGTCTTCGCCTGA
- a CDS encoding YciI family protein gives MHYLALLIGPQQERTPDEAAQELTDYLNFQAKAASVIRAGDALYPETDSVRITGGPDAPVITDGPFAEGADVANGYYVLEADNLDDALALARDIPEAKRGAVEVWPLVHCSQEFGGQGSTSWLALLLEPGEHAHVPGSPEWEAVAAKHGVFGEKASGHIKIAGPLHPPSTATTVRVRDGETVLTDGPYVEGSEIANGFYVLTTDDRDQAIQLASQLPASAVQLRQLTGVSGF, from the coding sequence ATGCATTACCTCGCGCTACTCATAGGTCCCCAGCAGGAACGCACCCCCGACGAGGCTGCGCAGGAACTGACGGATTACTTGAACTTCCAGGCCAAGGCAGCGTCAGTCATCCGCGCTGGCGACGCGCTGTATCCCGAAACCGACAGCGTCCGGATCACCGGCGGACCCGATGCCCCCGTCATCACCGACGGTCCGTTCGCCGAGGGCGCCGACGTCGCGAACGGCTACTACGTATTGGAGGCGGACAATCTCGATGACGCCCTTGCCTTGGCCCGGGACATCCCGGAGGCCAAGCGCGGCGCGGTCGAAGTGTGGCCACTGGTCCACTGCTCCCAGGAATTCGGAGGACAGGGATCCACAAGCTGGCTCGCACTGCTGTTGGAGCCCGGAGAACACGCACATGTACCGGGCAGCCCCGAATGGGAGGCCGTGGCGGCCAAGCACGGGGTGTTCGGTGAGAAGGCAAGTGGGCACATCAAGATCGCGGGACCGCTGCATCCCCCGTCCACGGCCACCACGGTCCGGGTCCGCGACGGAGAGACTGTGCTCACCGACGGCCCGTACGTCGAGGGAAGTGAAATCGCGAACGGTTTCTACGTGCTCACCACCGATGACCGCGACCAAGCCATCCAGCTGGCCTCGCAGCTGCCGGCATCGGCGGTGCAGTTGCGGCAGCTCACCGGCGTCTCGGGTTTCTAA
- a CDS encoding RNA polymerase sigma factor encodes MTNLDGVFRREWGPTVAALARWSGDLTVAEDAVQEACTDAVRTWPRDGIPDNPGGWLLTAARNRARDRLRRETLRPGKELAAVVDDITARTDVSDPQYVHDDELRMMFTCAHPALERVSQLALTLRLVSGLTVAEIARALLHSEAAIGQRITRAKAKIRTANIPLRVPPAELLPERTPHVLSCIYSVFTEGYWSTGGPSAIRDELCDEGVRLAGELSKLMPQEREANALAALVLLHDSRRLVRMDRDGALVPLDEQDRTRWDNERIARGLSQLRQAAGSTGPYLPQAVIAALHATAPSWEETDWHTICQAYDRLAQMTGSPVVLVNRALAIGLRDTPDAGLAALEKVAHDPRLARSNLAATVRADLLRRAGRNSDAAQWYRTALSTNGSDPGRAFLRRRIAECEG; translated from the coding sequence ATGACCAACCTAGACGGCGTCTTTCGGCGGGAGTGGGGGCCAACGGTCGCCGCCCTCGCACGGTGGTCGGGAGACCTCACCGTCGCCGAGGACGCCGTTCAGGAAGCGTGCACTGATGCTGTGCGCACCTGGCCACGCGACGGAATACCCGACAATCCGGGCGGGTGGTTGCTCACAGCCGCACGGAATAGGGCGCGCGACCGGTTGCGACGCGAGACGCTGCGTCCGGGAAAGGAATTGGCCGCCGTGGTCGACGACATCACCGCCCGCACCGACGTCTCCGATCCCCAGTATGTGCACGATGATGAGCTGCGGATGATGTTCACCTGTGCCCATCCCGCGCTCGAGCGAGTCTCCCAGTTGGCCCTCACGCTGCGGCTGGTATCGGGGCTGACGGTCGCCGAGATCGCCCGGGCACTCCTGCACAGTGAGGCCGCGATTGGTCAGCGAATCACCCGTGCCAAGGCCAAGATTCGCACGGCGAACATTCCCCTGCGGGTGCCGCCTGCCGAGCTCCTGCCCGAACGCACCCCGCATGTACTCAGCTGCATCTATTCGGTCTTCACCGAGGGCTACTGGTCCACGGGCGGGCCGTCGGCGATTCGCGACGAGCTCTGCGACGAGGGGGTACGGCTGGCCGGTGAGCTGAGCAAGCTCATGCCGCAGGAACGAGAGGCCAATGCACTGGCCGCACTGGTACTGCTTCATGATTCACGACGACTGGTACGCATGGATCGTGACGGCGCGCTGGTGCCCCTGGACGAACAAGACCGGACCCGATGGGATAACGAGCGCATCGCCCGTGGATTGAGCCAGTTACGGCAGGCCGCCGGCTCGACCGGCCCCTATCTACCGCAGGCGGTGATCGCCGCCCTGCACGCCACCGCGCCCTCCTGGGAGGAAACCGACTGGCACACCATCTGCCAGGCCTACGACCGGCTCGCCCAGATGACGGGCTCACCAGTGGTGCTGGTGAACCGGGCGTTGGCCATCGGTCTGCGCGATACCCCCGACGCAGGACTGGCCGCGCTGGAGAAGGTAGCCCACGATCCGCGATTGGCGCGATCGAATCTGGCGGCCACCGTCCGCGCCGACCTACTTCGGCGCGCCGGACGAAACTCCGACGCCGCACAGTGGTACCGAACAGCGTTGTCCACCAATGGTTCCGACCCAGGACGTGCATTCCTGCGCCGGCGGATAGCCGAGTGCGAAGGCTAG
- a CDS encoding GAF domain-containing protein: MVEDVGAQPNRVTAELAHLQLRELLAEVQGRIEQIVDGTRGRMDALLDAVMAVSSGLELDATLREIVCAASELVSARYGALGVVGSDEKLAEFVYEGIDEATRELIGPLPTGHGVLGVVIDEAKPLRLRDIAAHPASVGFPANHPPMRTFLGVPVQVRGEIFGRLYLTEKLDGQEFTEDDEVVVRALAGAAGIAIENARLYQHARRREQWQRATAHITAELLGGAEPGKALHLVAANAALLAEADFAFIALPVGASDDVVELVVSVCIGEGAEVLCEKVIPIDGSTSGSTFVDHEPRNVGRLAVDLTEGTDLAFGPALVLPLGGGESTAGVLILLRTVSSVAFDEEQLDMAASFAGQAALALEQAEVRLAKHELDVLADRDRIARDLHDHVIQRLFAVGLAMQSTHRRSADPAVAARLADHIDQLHEVIQEIRTAIFDLHTNDESLRATLRSTINELTADSGLRVSVRMSGPLDVVPASTSGDAEAVVREAVSNVVRHARAKELSVTVSVDDELVVQVVDDGIGIPEVVARSGLSGLANRAAESGGTFSVSAMDTGGTRLVWSAPLP, from the coding sequence GTGGTCGAGGATGTTGGTGCGCAACCCAATCGGGTGACGGCCGAGCTTGCCCACTTGCAGCTGCGTGAATTGCTCGCTGAAGTGCAGGGGCGAATCGAGCAGATAGTCGATGGCACGCGTGGGCGCATGGATGCCCTCCTCGATGCCGTCATGGCCGTCAGCTCGGGGCTGGAGCTGGACGCGACCCTGCGGGAAATCGTCTGCGCGGCATCGGAGCTCGTCAGTGCCCGGTACGGTGCCCTCGGCGTGGTGGGATCGGACGAGAAACTTGCCGAGTTCGTCTACGAGGGCATCGACGAGGCGACCCGCGAGCTGATCGGACCGCTGCCCACCGGTCACGGTGTGCTCGGCGTGGTGATCGACGAGGCCAAGCCGCTGCGCCTGCGGGATATCGCGGCGCACCCGGCCTCGGTCGGGTTCCCGGCGAACCATCCGCCCATGAGGACCTTTCTGGGTGTGCCCGTGCAGGTGCGCGGTGAGATATTCGGTCGGCTCTACCTCACCGAGAAGCTCGACGGGCAGGAGTTCACCGAGGATGACGAGGTGGTGGTGCGCGCGCTCGCCGGGGCGGCGGGGATCGCCATCGAGAACGCCCGCCTCTATCAGCACGCGCGCCGCCGTGAGCAATGGCAGCGCGCCACCGCCCACATCACCGCCGAGCTGCTCGGCGGTGCGGAACCGGGCAAGGCGCTGCACCTGGTGGCCGCCAATGCCGCTCTGCTCGCCGAGGCAGACTTCGCGTTCATCGCACTCCCCGTCGGCGCGAGTGACGACGTCGTCGAGCTGGTGGTGTCGGTGTGTATCGGGGAGGGTGCAGAGGTGCTGTGCGAGAAGGTGATCCCTATCGACGGTTCGACCTCGGGCAGCACCTTCGTTGATCACGAGCCAAGGAATGTAGGCCGGCTCGCGGTTGACCTCACCGAAGGTACCGACCTGGCGTTTGGGCCGGCGCTGGTCCTGCCCCTCGGCGGCGGGGAGTCGACGGCGGGTGTGTTGATTCTGCTGCGCACCGTCAGCTCGGTGGCCTTTGACGAGGAGCAGCTCGACATGGCGGCCTCCTTCGCAGGGCAGGCTGCGCTGGCGCTGGAACAAGCCGAGGTCCGCCTGGCCAAACACGAACTCGATGTGCTGGCCGACCGCGATCGTATTGCCCGTGACCTGCACGACCACGTCATTCAGCGGTTGTTCGCCGTCGGACTGGCGATGCAGAGCACGCATCGGCGATCTGCGGATCCGGCGGTAGCGGCTCGTCTGGCCGACCATATCGACCAGCTGCACGAGGTGATTCAGGAGATCCGGACCGCGATCTTCGATCTGCACACCAATGACGAATCCTTGCGTGCCACATTGCGTTCCACCATCAACGAGCTCACGGCCGATTCCGGCTTGCGCGTATCGGTGCGCATGAGTGGGCCCCTGGACGTCGTGCCCGCGAGTACCTCGGGAGATGCCGAGGCGGTGGTGCGTGAGGCGGTGAGCAATGTGGTCCGGCATGCGCGCGCTAAGGAGTTGTCGGTGACGGTTTCGGTGGACGATGAGTTGGTTGTGCAGGTGGTGGATGACGGCATCGGGATCCCGGAGGTGGTTGCCCGCAGCGGCCTGAGCGGGCTTGCCAATCGGGCCGCGGAATCGGGTGGCACGTTCAGCGTCTCGGCGATGGACACCGGCGGTACCCGCTTGGTGTGGTCGGCTCCGCTGCCCTAG
- a CDS encoding response regulator transcription factor, with amino-acid sequence MITVFLVDDHEVVRRGLADLLEEEEDFSVIGQASSVAEAMARIPALQPDIAVLDIRLPDGNGVELCRELRSKLPNLNCLMLTSFTDEHAMLDAIMAGAGGYVIKDIKGMELISAVRTVGAGRSLLDNRAAAALMNKLRAAADNPSPLAGLTAQERTLLELIGEGLTNRQIAERMFLAEKTVKNYVSRLLTKLDLERRTQVAVLATKLARDNQGLHG; translated from the coding sequence ATGATCACGGTGTTCCTGGTCGACGACCATGAGGTGGTACGCCGCGGTCTGGCTGACCTGCTCGAAGAGGAAGAGGACTTCTCGGTAATCGGGCAGGCGTCTTCGGTGGCCGAGGCGATGGCACGCATCCCGGCACTTCAACCAGACATCGCAGTGCTGGACATTCGCCTTCCCGACGGCAACGGCGTCGAGCTGTGTCGCGAGTTGCGTTCCAAGCTGCCGAATCTCAACTGTCTGATGCTGACCTCATTCACCGACGAACACGCCATGCTCGACGCGATCATGGCGGGCGCCGGCGGCTACGTCATCAAGGACATCAAGGGGATGGAGTTGATCTCCGCGGTCCGCACCGTGGGCGCGGGGCGCTCGCTGCTGGACAACCGGGCCGCCGCCGCGTTGATGAACAAGCTGCGGGCGGCGGCGGACAACCCGTCGCCGTTGGCCGGGCTCACCGCGCAGGAGCGCACGTTGTTGGAACTGATCGGGGAGGGGCTCACGAACCGTCAGATCGCGGAACGAATGTTCTTGGCGGAGAAGACGGTCAAGAATTACGTCTCACGTCTGCTCACCAAACTGGACCTTGAACGCCGCACGCAGGTTGCCGTGCTGGCCACCAAGCTCGCACGTGACAACCAGGGCCTGCACGGCTGA
- the rplA gene encoding 50S ribosomal protein L1, translated as MSKNSKAYREAAEKVDREKLYSPLEAAKLAKETSSKKYDATVEVAMRLGVDPRKADQMVRGTVNLPHGTGKTARVIVFAVGDKAEAAAAAGADVVGSDDLIERIQGGWVDFDAAIATPDQMAKVGRIARVLGPRGLMPNPKTGTVTPDVAKAVTDIKGGKINFRVDKHSNLHLIIGKASFDAEKLAENYGAVLDEILRAKPSSAKGRYLKKVVVTTTTGPGIQVDPSVTRNFLEVQ; from the coding sequence ATGAGCAAGAACAGCAAGGCATATCGCGAGGCCGCCGAGAAGGTGGACCGCGAGAAGCTGTACAGCCCTCTGGAAGCCGCAAAGCTGGCCAAGGAGACCTCGTCCAAGAAGTACGACGCCACTGTTGAGGTCGCGATGCGCCTCGGCGTCGACCCCCGCAAGGCTGACCAGATGGTCCGCGGCACCGTGAACCTTCCGCACGGTACCGGTAAGACCGCTCGCGTCATCGTCTTCGCGGTGGGCGACAAGGCCGAAGCGGCTGCCGCCGCCGGCGCCGACGTTGTCGGTAGCGACGACCTGATCGAGCGGATTCAGGGCGGCTGGGTGGATTTCGACGCCGCCATCGCCACCCCGGACCAGATGGCCAAGGTCGGCCGCATCGCTCGTGTCCTGGGCCCGCGCGGTTTGATGCCGAACCCCAAGACCGGCACCGTGACCCCGGACGTAGCCAAGGCCGTCACCGACATCAAGGGCGGAAAGATCAACTTCCGCGTCGACAAGCACTCCAACCTTCACCTGATCATCGGCAAGGCCTCGTTCGATGCCGAGAAGCTGGCGGAGAACTACGGTGCGGTGCTGGATGAGATCCTGCGTGCCAAGCCGTCGTCGGCCAAGGGTCGCTACCTGAAGAAGGTTGTGGTCACCACCACGACGGGCCCCGGCATCCAGGTCGATCCGAGCGTGACCCGGAACTTCCTCGAGGTCCAGTAG
- the rplK gene encoding 50S ribosomal protein L11 encodes MAPKKKVVGLIKLQIKAGEANPAPPVGPALGQHGVNIMEFCKAYNAATDSQRGNVIPVEISVYEDRSFTFALKTPPAAKLLLKAAGVPKGSGEPHKTKVAKVTWDQVREIAETKKEDLNANDIDAAAKIIAGTARSMGITVE; translated from the coding sequence ATGGCCCCGAAGAAAAAGGTCGTCGGGCTGATCAAGCTGCAGATCAAGGCCGGCGAAGCCAACCCCGCGCCTCCGGTCGGTCCCGCGCTCGGTCAGCACGGCGTCAACATCATGGAGTTCTGCAAGGCGTACAACGCCGCGACGGATTCGCAGCGCGGAAACGTCATCCCCGTGGAGATCAGTGTCTACGAGGATCGCAGCTTCACCTTCGCACTCAAGACCCCTCCCGCCGCCAAGCTGCTGTTGAAGGCCGCCGGTGTGCCCAAGGGTTCCGGTGAGCCGCACAAGACCAAGGTCGCCAAGGTGACGTGGGATCAGGTGCGCGAGATCGCCGAGACGAAGAAGGAAGACCTCAACGCCAACGACATCGACGCCGCCGCCAAGATCATTGCCGGCACCGCGCGCTCGATGGGCATCACCGTCGAATAG
- the nusG gene encoding transcription termination/antitermination protein NusG, giving the protein MTTFDGDAASEPEDTADTAVSVDVVDESTETEATAQEPTESSSDAPVAEAEADEDADPAVTLKAQLRREPGEWYVVHSYAGYENKVKANLQTRVQNLDVGDYIFQIEVPTEEVTEIKNGQRKQVNRKVLPGYILVRMELNDESWGAVRNTPGVTGFVGATSRPSPLALDDVVKFLLPQTPAKKPAKGSATETAAAAAETGGLERPVIEVDFEVGESVTVTDGPFATLPASISEVNAEQQRLKVLVSIFGRETPVELNFTQVEKL; this is encoded by the coding sequence GTGACGACCTTCGATGGCGACGCTGCGAGCGAGCCAGAAGACACCGCTGATACCGCCGTATCGGTCGACGTGGTCGACGAGAGCACCGAGACCGAGGCGACGGCTCAGGAGCCGACCGAGTCGTCTTCGGATGCGCCGGTTGCCGAGGCTGAGGCCGATGAGGACGCTGACCCGGCCGTCACGTTGAAGGCTCAGCTGCGCCGCGAGCCGGGCGAATGGTACGTCGTTCACTCGTACGCCGGTTACGAGAACAAGGTCAAGGCGAACCTGCAGACCCGTGTGCAGAACCTGGACGTCGGCGACTACATCTTCCAGATCGAGGTGCCCACCGAAGAGGTCACCGAGATCAAGAACGGCCAGCGTAAGCAGGTCAACCGCAAGGTGCTGCCCGGCTACATCCTGGTCCGGATGGAACTGAACGACGAATCTTGGGGTGCTGTCCGCAACACCCCGGGTGTCACCGGTTTTGTCGGCGCCACCTCGCGTCCGTCGCCGCTGGCCCTCGATGACGTGGTGAAGTTCCTGCTGCCGCAGACTCCCGCCAAGAAGCCTGCCAAGGGCTCGGCGACCGAGACCGCAGCCGCTGCCGCCGAGACCGGTGGCCTGGAGCGTCCGGTCATCGAGGTCGACTTCGAGGTCGGCGAGTCGGTCACCGTCACCGACGGCCCGTTCGCGACGCTGCCCGCCAGCATCAGCGAGGTCAACGCCGAACAGCAGCGTCTCAAGGTGCTGGTGTCCATCTTCGGCCGCGAGACCCCGGTCGAGCTCAACTTCACCCAGGTGGAGAAGCTCTAA
- the secE gene encoding preprotein translocase subunit SecE — MSDELDESGVDSDRAVTSTKPLRPTGKRTRRADVSTAATELTESGGSETGEVKKKAAKNSRKPAAKKDKTGPSRNPLVQLWVFLKQVVAELRKVIWPNRKQMVSYTSVVLVFLVFMVTLIGVIDLGLARLVMLVFG, encoded by the coding sequence ATGAGCGACGAGCTAGACGAGTCCGGAGTCGACAGCGACCGGGCCGTCACCTCGACCAAGCCGCTTCGCCCGACGGGTAAGCGGACCCGCCGTGCTGACGTCTCGACCGCGGCTACGGAGCTCACCGAATCCGGTGGCTCCGAGACCGGTGAGGTCAAGAAGAAGGCTGCGAAGAACAGTCGGAAACCGGCCGCCAAGAAGGACAAGACGGGACCTTCGCGCAATCCGCTCGTCCAGCTTTGGGTGTTCCTCAAGCAGGTTGTGGCCGAGCTGCGCAAGGTCATCTGGCCGAACCGCAAGCAGATGGTCAGCTACACCTCGGTGGTGCTGGTCTTCCTGGTGTTCATGGTCACCCTGATCGGTGTGATCGACCTGGGCCTGGCCCGGCTGGTCATGCTGGTGTTCGGGTAG
- a CDS encoding FAS1-like dehydratase domain-containing protein, which yields MALQLDIVGMTHKYSRTYVVGREKIREFAQSVKAVDPASLDPSAAAELGHDGLIAPLAFPAVMALLVQKEFFRTYDVGMDTMQIVHSEQKFVYHKPITEGDELSCDFQVDSHKEAFGVDIVTTRNIVRDQNGELVMEAFTTLMGRDSDRMADIKLL from the coding sequence ATGGCGCTCCAACTCGATATCGTCGGAATGACGCATAAGTACTCCAGGACCTACGTGGTGGGGCGGGAGAAGATCCGCGAGTTCGCACAGTCGGTCAAGGCTGTGGATCCGGCCAGCCTCGACCCGAGCGCGGCGGCCGAGCTCGGACATGACGGCCTCATCGCGCCCCTGGCCTTCCCGGCGGTGATGGCGCTGCTGGTGCAGAAGGAATTCTTCCGCACCTATGACGTCGGCATGGACACCATGCAGATCGTGCATTCGGAGCAGAAGTTCGTGTATCACAAGCCCATCACCGAGGGTGATGAGTTGTCGTGCGACTTCCAGGTCGACTCCCACAAGGAGGCCTTCGGCGTGGACATCGTGACCACCCGCAACATCGTGCGCGATCAGAATGGCGAGCTGGTCATGGAGGCCTTCACCACCCTGATGGGCCGTGACTCGGACCGGATGGCCGATATCAAGCTCCTCTGA
- the hadB gene encoding (3R)-hydroxyacyl-ACP dehydratase subunit HadB — translation MALREFSSVSVGDQLPEKMIPLTRQDLVNYAGVSGDLNPIHWDDETAKLVGLEDGAIAHGMLTMGLGGGYVTEWIGDPAAVTEYNVRFTSFVTVPNDGVGAEIVFNGRVKSVDEDTKSVTIALTATTNGKKIFGRAIATATLA, via the coding sequence ATGGCATTGCGTGAATTCAGTTCGGTCAGCGTGGGAGATCAGCTGCCGGAGAAGATGATTCCGCTGACCCGGCAGGATCTTGTGAACTACGCCGGTGTTTCCGGCGACCTCAACCCCATCCACTGGGACGACGAGACCGCCAAGCTGGTGGGACTCGAGGACGGCGCCATCGCGCACGGCATGCTGACCATGGGCCTGGGTGGCGGTTACGTCACCGAGTGGATCGGCGACCCGGCGGCGGTGACCGAGTACAACGTGCGTTTCACCAGCTTTGTCACTGTTCCTAATGACGGTGTGGGCGCGGAGATCGTCTTCAACGGTCGGGTGAAGTCGGTCGACGAGGACACCAAGTCGGTCACCATCGCGCTGACCGCCACCACCAACGGCAAGAAGATCTTCGGGCGCGCTATCGCGACTGCGACGCTGGCGTAG
- the hadA gene encoding (3R)-hydroxyacyl-ACP dehydratase subunit HadA, producing MALSQDLVGTHYRYPDHYVVEREKIREHADAVKSDHPAHHEEAAAAALGYGSLVATPTFLCIFGYTAQAAFFEHANIGIRDEKIVQVDQELRILRPITAGDKLSCDVYLDSIRRSFGADIIVTKSLITNDKGELVQELITTLAGRTAEDGEEGGFN from the coding sequence GTGGCTTTATCGCAAGATCTTGTCGGAACTCACTACCGATACCCCGATCACTATGTGGTCGAGCGGGAGAAGATTCGCGAGCACGCCGACGCGGTGAAGAGCGACCACCCCGCTCATCACGAAGAGGCCGCCGCTGCGGCTCTTGGCTACGGCTCGTTGGTCGCTACGCCGACCTTCCTCTGCATCTTCGGATATACCGCTCAGGCGGCCTTCTTCGAGCATGCGAACATCGGGATCAGGGACGAGAAGATCGTCCAGGTCGACCAGGAGCTCAGAATCCTGCGCCCGATCACTGCCGGAGACAAGCTGTCTTGCGACGTGTACCTCGACTCGATCCGGCGCTCGTTCGGTGCCGACATCATCGTCACCAAGAGCCTCATCACCAATGACAAGGGTGAGCTGGTGCAGGAGCTGATCACGACTCTTGCCGGGCGCACTGCAGAAGACGGAGAAGAAGGCGGGTTCAACTGA